The genomic region cgcggttgtgagttcaggccccacattgggtagagattaccttaaaaaaataaattgcgaGGGaagcctagatggctcagttgttaagcttctgtcttcagcttgggtcataatcccagggtcctgggatcgatccccacatcaggctccttgctcagtgggaagcctgcttctccctctcccactccgccctgcttatgttccctctctccctatctccctctctctgtcaaataaataaataaaaatttaaaaataataataataaatagcgACAATAATAGTCTGCTAATAGTATTTTTCCATACTTAGGTTGATGCAGCGTTACCCTTGGACGTCCTAACCTACGAAGAGAAGACCCTGTCAGCCATCTTGAGGATATGTAGCAGGTATGACAGACAGAGGCACCTTTGTAGTATAACAGAGGAGAGACATGGATGGAGAAATAGAGCAAAAATACTCTTCTCTAAGAAGAGGCTTGTCATATGAACTCTGAGTAGTTTTTGGAATTTTAAACTGGGATGGATATGAACACTTATCCAGCAGGAGCTTAGACATAAAGAACAAAACTCATGATTTGCTTACAGCTGTCGTGTTTCCCAATTGATAGCCATGGTTGCAaactcaaaaatgtattttagaaacattCCTAATtgcagtttattttattctttgcctATGAGATACTGtgcttttacttttaaagttttctcatTTAGGGCTCTCTTTGGCAGCGCATCTACTCAAGTTTCTCATTTAAATTAGGGTTTTTTAGAACTAATTTAGCTGTCTGGCCCATCACAAAAGTACTAGAGAGATATCGCAGAGACAAATCCTTATGCATTCATTGTTGATCTCTCTACAGTGGTCTTGTCAAGTTGTGGAGCTCTTTGACTCTGTTAGGATCCTATAAAGGCAAGAAATGCGCTTTCAGAGTAATTCAGGTAAAGGCTTCCTTCACATATTCCAAACAAGGCTGAGTAGGGGTcaaacagctttttctttttctttttctttttcttttttttttaggatttattttagagagagaacgaAGCAGAGTTCGGGCCCCAGCGTGCTGGGCCCATGGAGGGGGCGGGATGCTAAGGGAGAGgtgagggaaagaatctcaagcagactccatgctgagctaggagcccaacatagggctcagccccaagaccccaagatcatgacctgagctaaagtcaagagtcagacacccaactgactaagccacctaggcacccctcaaactGCTTTTTTAATACATGTCCCATTTTTTGCTTGCATAAATCTAGTATGGATTAAAATTATCCccggggggcagtggggaggaatAAGGACTACCTTGCTTCTGGAAGTGTGAGAGAAAGCACTTAGATTTTAGATCGTATGGGAGATGTTTGGGGGTGAAACTTGGAACTCTTGTGGAAAAGTCTTAACTTTCCATTTGTTGCTTAATACCTAGTGCCTAAAATATTAGAAGACTCTTTCTAAACTTATGAtgatgatttatgtatttgaggctACCTCTAAGTGTGCTCTTTGAGATGCCACTGCATCAGCCTCGCTTACCCTAGGAAACGAGGCACGTTTCCACATGCCCTGTGTTGCAGTGCAATTTCTCCCCAGAtttccttaacttttttctttctcttacaggTGTCTCCATTTCTGCTTGCCTTATCTGGTAATAGTAGGGAACTAGTATTGGATTGAATAGTTTTCAATTGCAGAAACATTCCTCTGCTCTCAAAAGCACCTTTTGGTGACAATAAGCTGTCTGAAGACTGAAGCCGTTTAAAAGCTCCGATTGCTAGGATTTGACAGTGCTGAAGATGGTCCCAGT from Mustela erminea isolate mMusErm1 chromosome 1, mMusErm1.Pri, whole genome shotgun sequence harbors:
- the RPP14 gene encoding ribonuclease P protein subunit p14 — translated: MCSALEKMPTPATTYERIVYKNPSEYHYMKVCLEFQDRGVGLNAAQFKQLLISALKDLFGEVDAALPLDVLTYEEKTLSAILRICSSGLVKLWSSLTLLGSYKGKKCAFRVIQVSPFLLALSGNSRELVLD